A segment of the Corylus avellana chromosome ca2, CavTom2PMs-1.0 genome:
CTCCACCCAAGGCAAGGGCTGAGCATGTGACACACTGCTCTCCTCATTCTTCTTAGAGGCAGCCATCTCGGTCTGTTCAAATTCTGGTGGCCTTAAAGCAGAACCTTCCATGTACTTACCAGAAGTTCCTTGACTTGGCATTAGATTATTCAAACCAGCTGCTTCTTTATCATTTATAGAGGGATCTTTGTCGTTTTCTTTTGTCCAGGCCATTGCACGGTCATCCACAGGCTTAATCACCATGTGCCTCAACTCAGATTTTTGTAACTTCGGATCCTCCTCAGACTTACTGGAATTTATGTTGCTAATATTGTCAGCAAACTCTTTATACTTTTTGAGATTCCCCAGTTCATCTTCAACAGATTGAGTATTTGCGTACAGCAGTTTTGAAGATGAATTGGGCTGCTCAATCTGCAAAGCCACATGCCCATCATGCAATTTATCAATCGATTCGGTGATTGGTTGAGAAAGATCAGAACATGCTTGAGTTATCAGAAACTGAGAACCAAAGAAATCATCGGATTTGGACAAACGGTTCAATTCTGCCTGCTCTCTGGGAAATCGCTCAGAATGAAAAACCGGTGGAGGAATCAAGGGTCCATCAAGGTAGCCAAAGTCAGTTGGATAAGCCTCAGAGCCACCATATCCTGGAGTGAATTGTCCACCAGATGCATAAAAATGGTCATCTTCATAATTCTTTGTCCCATCATTCACACCTTCAGGGGGCATTTTATTCTGTATGGTTTCCTGGAGAGTTTTATTACTTTTCATAGACACCAAGGGAGGTTTTATGTCCGCTGCTGAATTAGCAACTGATACTTCTTCCCTCGGCATATAATTCAGAACAGAATAATCGTGTGGATGAGAAGAAACAGCATACTCATGGTCTAAAGTTTGATCTTTATCTGTTTCATTTATCTTCTGCAGTGAGCCCTCCCTTTTCATTCTTGCCTCCTTCAATGATGCTTCCTTCTCCAGCAATGGAATTTTCTCAGGTTCATTTAGCTTCGGGGCTGAGCTATCTCTTTTCAATTTCAGCTCTTTCGCAGATACTTCTGAATCTTGCACATGAAAGCCACTATTGGACTGCTCAGTCAGACCTCCCTGTTGAGTAAGATGGCCATGGACAGATATTGGGGCTAAATTCTCTCCAGTTGCTGCATGGTTAGAACGGTTAGAACTATAACCATATTGCAATGGAGCAGACAAGGGTGCATTAGTCTTTTCATCTTTCTTAGGGAAGCTCTCCAGAGGGGGGAAAGCAGTGAATATGTGCTGTCCAGCTTCTCCATGATGATTCCTCTGTCCCTGGTAGGAATGTGAATTGGATTCATATGCAATAGACGAGCTTGGTGGCAGAGGTTGAGAAGATTGAACAGATGATGAAGGTGTATTATATATCGAAGGTGCAGTGCTTGCACCAGCTAATTCTGGCGCAACTCGACCATTCTCCCTTTCAACATTTAGGCTGAGTAACTCATCCAAATTGTTTGCTGAAGCACTTGCCAAAGCAACAGAGTTCTTTCTCGAACCTAGGTCCATACCATTCACAGCAACTACATACTGAACCTCAGAATCACCCTCAGTGTTTCCGAGACCAAACTGAGCATCCTCCAAATCACCATTTGAAAACAGGAACATCCTAGGTTTCTGTGATCCTCCATCTTGCAGTACAATACATTCTTCCATCATGTTTTGCATATCCTCATCAGAAGATACAGAGACTAATGCATCAAGATCCTCACCAGGAAGCTGATATTTTATAGAATTGGTTTGGTTGTAAATTGTCAACATTTTCTGCACAAGATCCTGCCAAGAAATATCCTTCCTTATCTGGATAATACGTGTCTCACCACCAACATATCTAAGCTTTCCATCACTGGGGCGGGGCAAAATCCTGCCACCAAAGCTGCAGAGGAACTTCACCTTTGTTGATGAGCTATCAGAAGCCCCTGAAGAAGCATAACCATGAAGTCCTCGGCTAATGTCATTCCTTGATGAGGTTTGTGGCACTGATTGCACTGAATCATAATAACTTTTGTGCTCATGCGCGGAAGATCCCTTTCTCTCAAAATCCTGAATGCGACCCTTTTCTACCGAGTTGAGTATTGCAATATCGGACCCACTTTCCGAACCTGTGTGGCTAATTCCCAGAATACCTTTCAGGTCCATATACCCAGTTGCACTGTTAGGCTCACCATAAGCATTTGGAATGAACTGCTGCCTAGGATTGACCCTTTCCCGCATGAATTCAAGAGCAAACTCCTCACCAGTTTGAATAGAGAAATGCAGAACAGGTCTAGCTCCAACTGACATATTGTAATCAGGAGGTCGCAAGTTCGTATTTATATTACTTGACGGATCCTGGAAAAATCTTTGATTTGCAGACCCAAGTCCCTCATTTCTCGTTTCAGCATTGTTGTATTGAATTTGTTCATAGTTTTTCTGTTGCTCCATCGTACCCTTTCCCACATTTCTCTCCATTCACTTCAACTTCAGCGGGACAAACACCCAATGCGAAATGCCATCAATATCAGCCCAGTGCAATATCAGTTCAAACTAAATCAAACTTGCAAAGATCGTTCGTCAAATGCAGACAAGTATTTCAGATACTCAACCAGGAACCTGTGAGTACACATTCAAGTAACTCAGTCACCCAGACAAAGAAACTCTTCTAGATTAAGCAATCTCTAAGACTAACTAGCAATATTCTTCCCACAATACAGGATACTTaagccataataataataaaaaatctccTAAAACTGTATCTGAGATATTTTTAGAAGAAACAAAATCGTTAAAGATAATGCTGTATCAAAGTAATATGTGtctagaaagaaaaacaaatacagTAATCAAACCACTCAGAGACAATAAGCTCAAATGGAGAATTTAAGTAATGCATTTGTAAATCCACATATATCTTAACATGAACCAAATTAAATATGTCGTCACTACAATTTAGAACCTCCTCGGAAACAAATACAATAAGTATTTTAGGTGCATTCCAGTGTTTGAAAGCTTTTGATTACCCCAAACCCTAGACAATGGCAAAACCTTGGCTTCAGAATATCAGCTTCTAATGTTTTCCTCCACTTCCTCCACAACCAAACAGCTGACTAAGTTCAAATCCAGGGCGCATAGTtcccatttaaattattaaataagaaattatGACAAATTAGTATTACCACAGAATCGACTAGAATAATTTCGGTTAACATAATTTTGGACTTCCTGTATAATCATATCAAACGGGCACATCCTGAAGTAATAATT
Coding sequences within it:
- the LOC132172085 gene encoding uncharacterized protein LOC132172085; this translates as MERNVGKGTMEQQKNYEQIQYNNAETRNEGLGSANQRFFQDPSSNINTNLRPPDYNMSVGARPVLHFSIQTGEEFALEFMRERVNPRQQFIPNAYGEPNSATGYMDLKGILGISHTGSESGSDIAILNSVEKGRIQDFERKGSSAHEHKSYYDSVQSVPQTSSRNDISRGLHGYASSGASDSSSTKVKFLCSFGGRILPRPSDGKLRYVGGETRIIQIRKDISWQDLVQKMLTIYNQTNSIKYQLPGEDLDALVSVSSDEDMQNMMEECIVLQDGGSQKPRMFLFSNGDLEDAQFGLGNTEGDSEVQYVVAVNGMDLGSRKNSVALASASANNLDELLSLNVERENGRVAPELAGASTAPSIYNTPSSSVQSSQPLPPSSSIAYESNSHSYQGQRNHHGEAGQHIFTAFPPLESFPKKDEKTNAPLSAPLQYGYSSNRSNHAATGENLAPISVHGHLTQQGGLTEQSNSGFHVQDSEVSAKELKLKRDSSAPKLNEPEKIPLLEKEASLKEARMKREGSLQKINETDKDQTLDHEYAVSSHPHDYSVLNYMPREEVSVANSAADIKPPLVSMKSNKTLQETIQNKMPPEGVNDGTKNYEDDHFYASGGQFTPGYGGSEAYPTDFGYLDGPLIPPPVFHSERFPREQAELNRLSKSDDFFGSQFLITQACSDLSQPITESIDKLHDGHVALQIEQPNSSSKLLYANTQSVEDELGNLKKYKEFADNISNINSSKSEEDPKLQKSELRHMVIKPVDDRAMAWTKENDKDPSINDKEAAGLNNLMPSQGTSGKYMEGSALRPPEFEQTEMAASKKNEESSVSHAQPLPWVENQVRGVSLGESAVVGTPEQGDILIDINDRFPRDLLSDMFSKARISQNLSRMSPLHNDGTGLSLNMENHEPKHWSYFRKLAQAEFVRKDVSLMDQDHLGFSSPLTNEDGGPIDYSYPPVKPDGVALSHMDSHINFDEELREGSSGLIGPSVTNLRSGYSPELKGNESVQLDGVSPRMPELDYEDVKLDIQNAGAPVVDLSLKDFDINTLQIIKNEDLEELRELGSGTFGTVYHGKWRGTDVAIKRIKKSCFTGRSSEQERLTVEFWREAEILSKLHHPNVVAFYGVVQDGPGGTLATVTEFMVNGSLRHVLLSKDRHLDRRKRLIIAMDAAFGMEYLHSKNIVHFDLKCDNLLVNLKDPLRPICKVGDFGLSKIKRNTLVTGGVRGTLPWMAPELLNGSSSKVSEKVDVFSFGIVLWEILTGEEPYANMHYGAIIGGIVNNTLRPLVPSFCDSEWRLLMEQCWAPDPVARPSFTEIARRLREMSTACPTKPQGHQPQNQVPK